The Triticum urartu cultivar G1812 chromosome 5, Tu2.1, whole genome shotgun sequence genome contains the following window.
GATGAACAACCACTTTTTCCCACTCCTCGTGAAGATAAAGCAAACCAGATGCAATTCCTTTGACTATATGAAACCTTTGAGCCCAACTCAACACTGTGTTATCCCCTTTGCCATGCAGGTACTTATCGAGGCTTCCATTGGGCATGTACTCATATACCAAGAGGAGTTCACCTTTACGCCGACAATAGCCAAGCAACGGCACAAGATTACGGTTCTGAAGGCGGCCTATGCTGACAATTTCTGCGATGAACTCCTTCATGCCTTGTTTTGAATCATGTGACACCCTCTTCACGGCTATCTTCAATCTTGATCTCGGAAGCACCCCTTTGTACACTCTCCCGAATCCTCCAACTCCTAGAAGGTTTTTGTCCTCAAATCCCCCCGTTGCATGATACAAATCTTTGTACGAGAACCTGTGTGGACCAAACTCCATCTCCCAGCTGTCTCGTAGCTGTGCATACCTTAAATGCCTCTGGACAAAGAGAAAAGCAATGGTGCCCAAAGACAGGAGGACTGCTGCTGTTGCTACTGGCAGAACTATTTCTAACACCCAGGATCGATTACCCTTGGGATGATGCCGAGGAAGCTTTGGAAGCATGGTGACATTGATGACTGGAGCAGGACCGTTCATGGTGAAGCTCCATCCGAGCACGTAGTGCCGTGTTTTTATCTTGCCCGTTGAAGATGAGAAGCCGATGTACGCCACATCTTTGAGCACAGTTGAGAGGTTGTACCTGGTGGACACTGTTGGTCTCTTGGGCTTGGTGGCCATGTCGAGAGGAGCCATGGTAACATCGATCTGAATCTTCTCTCTGTCGTAGTCCACCCACACCTGCATTGCCTCTTGGCTACTGAGAGTCAAGTCCTTGAACATGCCGTTGTGGTCATGGAAGAAACCGGCTGGATGGGACTGCACGGAGCTGAGGCCATTGATATCGATGCCGATGTGGTTGTTGTTGATGTCCCCGAACTCGGTGTTCTGCCATGTGTCGAGCTCGACGGCGAAGATATGATTTGTTGTGTTGCCATTGTTCGAGCCATTCACAAGGCCTAGGTACTGTACTGGTGTGGCCTTGGAGAAATCCTTGCTCGGTGCGACCAACATAGTTAGGCCATGGCTGCTCAAGTCGTAGATGGAGATGATGCCGAACACGAAGGATGTGGAGAAGGACTGCACCGTGCCGTTGGGCGAGTCGCGGAGGCGCAGCGGAGGTGGGTAGAAGGCGTGGCCCATGCTCATCGCCGTGCCGTTGGTCAGCTCGAGCAGTCCGCTTGGCGTGACTGAGGCTATGCCGTCAAGGGCGAGGCTAGTGTCAGCGAAGCCGGAGTAGACAAACCGCTGGTTGTCATCGCCGGCAATAAACTGTGGTGCACTAAGGACAATGAGGAGGAGCTTTAGAAAGAACTGGACAATGGGTTTCATGTTTGGCCTGACCATGGACACGATGGCAAGAGAAGGTGTGTGGATGAATATGTCTGTGCAGTGCAGAAAGAAACACTCAACTTTTCTCTCTGCTCGGAGGGAAGAAGGCCACACTACCTAGTAGGTGTACCCAGTTTGAAGATTCGGCTTAATTTAAACATCACGGTTCCGTTGCAGCAAGGGTAGAGGATCCCAATCGACCTCTTGGTAGTCTTTTGTCAGGTAAAATCGGTGAGGTGGACTGGACTAAAAGTAAACAACTGCATTTAAAGTTAGACAATAACTGAAAATGATGGTAAAATTGGTGAAGACGGGACTAAAAGTAAACAACTGCATTTAAGTTAGACAATAGCATTCAAATAAGATCAAAGGTCTTTCCTCTAACTGGGATAAGAGATAGACAATGGATATTACTTGAATATAAAAGATGGCCAGACATGTGGTCTAGTATTATTTCTCACCCACCTAAGCGATATTAATGGTTTCCTATGATTGAGCTGTAGTATTCTTAATTGCTTAGTGT
Protein-coding sequences here:
- the LOC125511097 gene encoding L-type lectin-domain containing receptor kinase SIT2-like, producing the protein MVRPNMKPIVQFFLKLLLIVLSAPQFIAGDDNQRFVYSGFADTSLALDGIASVTPSGLLELTNGTAMSMGHAFYPPPLRLRDSPNGTVQSFSTSFVFGIISIYDLSSHGLTMLVAPSKDFSKATPVQYLGLVNGSNNGNTTNHIFAVELDTWQNTEFGDINNNHIGIDINGLSSVQSHPAGFFHDHNGMFKDLTLSSQEAMQVWVDYDREKIQIDVTMAPLDMATKPKRPTVSTRYNLSTVLKDVAYIGFSSSTGKIKTRHYVLGWSFTMNGPAPVINVTMLPKLPRHHPKGNRSWVLEIVLPVATAAVLLSLGTIAFLFVQRHLRYAQLRDSWEMEFGPHRFSYKDLYHATGGFEDKNLLGVGGFGRVYKGVLPRSRLKIAVKRVSHDSKQGMKEFIAEIVSIGRLQNRNLVPLLGYCRRKGELLLVYEYMPNGSLDKYLHGKGDNTVLSWAQRFHIVKGIASGLLYLHEEWEKVVVHRDIKASNVLLDDKMNGRLGDFGLARLYDHGIDPQTTHVVGTIGYLAPELAHSGNATPPTDVFAFGMFILEVTCGQRPVNYQNAQGNQLMLVDWVIDNVQKGSFDDTMDARLKGRYDVDEAYLALKIGLLCSHPFINARPSMRQVMQYLDGEIEPPELRSESLALMQNDGFEPYTISYPSSTTSIGTVSHVSGGR